Within Pseudomonadota bacterium, the genomic segment GCTCGGCCGCTTCGGCCAGGATCGCTTCGATCTTGGGAATGCGGCATTGGAAGAAGCGGTGGACATCGAGTGCGGCGAGACCCGGCGCCAGATCCTTGATGGCCTGCATCGCGGCTGCTTTCTCGTCGGCCGAGCCTGACTCCAACATCGCCATGTTGCGCATGGATGCGGCAATACTGCCCTTGCGTACGCGCACGCCCTTGATCGTCGCGAAGTCGTCGCCATCCGGCAACACGTCTTCCGGCTTCACACCTTTATCGGTCATGGCTTCCTCCTTAATCGGGTTGCCGCGATAATGTGGCGGCGCAAGGCTACTTGTGGCCGACTTCATCACGAGACGGGGAGATTTGCCATGCCGCAGAACGCGCTGGTCGGCTTTGTCGGCCTGGGCAACATGGGCTGGCCCATGGCGGGCAACCTGTGCAAAGCGGGTTTCAGGCTGATCGGCATGGACGCCGATGCCGAACGGCAGGCCGCGTTCGCCGCCACGTTCGGCGCCGAGATCGCGGACGGGCCGGACGCCTTCGCCCGGACGGACCGCCTTATCACCATGCTGCCGGATGGCCGCATTGTCGCCGACGTGCTGGTCGGCGCGGGCGACCTGCTGCGCCACCTGCCGCCGAACAGCCTCATCATCGACATGAGCTCCGGCGACCCCTCGGCCTACGACGCGATCACACCGGAGGTCGATCGCTTGGGCCACGCCATGATCGACGCGCCGGTCTCCGGCGGCACCGGCGGCGCGGAGGCAGGCACGCTGACCATCATGACCGGTGGTGGTGACGCGGCCATCGACCGCGCCATACCGTTGTTCGAGGTGATGGGCGGCAAGATCTTCCGCACCGGCGGCCTCGGCAGCGGCCAGGCCATGAAGGCACTCAACAATTTGGCCTCGGCGACCGCGTTGATGGTGACCATCGAGGTCCTGATCACCGCCCAGCGCTTCGGCCTCGACCCCGCCATGGTCAACAGCATCCTCAACGTCTCGACCGGCCGCAACAATTCGACCGACAAGAAGATCGCGCCACATGTCTTGAGCCGCACCTTCGACTCCGGTTTCGGGTTATCGTTGATGGCAAAGGACCTGCGCACCGCCCATGCTATCGCCGAGCGCACGAAAACACCCGTGCCGCTCAGCGATCTCGCTGTACAGATGGCGCAGCAGGCGTCCCAAGCGCTCGGTCCCGACGCCGACCACACCGCAGTTGCGCTGTGGATCGAGGAACGCGTCGGCGAGGCGCTCAAGGCAAGCTGATCGCAAGCCCCTAAAGACGCCTGTCCAACACGGCCTGCAGGGCGGTGATCAGTTGCAGCTTGCCATCAAGGCCCATGCCTGAGCGGTCGATGTGCGAAAAGCCATCGATCACAAAGACCTCGCTGCCGGCGACCGCGTCGCCCAGGGCGATGCTTTGCGTATAGGGGATCAACGTGTCCTCGCGGCCGTGGATCAGGATCAGGCGGCCTTCCAGATGGCTGAGGTCGTAGTTTGACGGCGACAATGTCTCGAGTTGGCCGCGAATCGCCGGCGGCAGGTCCTGCAACAGGTCGCCAACCGCTTCGGGATCGTCGTTGATCATGACGTCCAACAACGCCCGTCCCTCCGGCCCCAAGCCGGCGACGAGGTCATCGATCGGCACGTTCTCCGCCCGACTGCGGCGTTCCGCGATGGCCTGCAACAGGGCGCGGTCCTGCGCATCGTCCAAGAGTTCGGTATTGCTCGACAACAGACGCCACTTGGCGGCGGGCACGGGATCCTTTGTCGACCAGCTCTCACGTGTTTCCAGCCGATAGTGACCGGTGGTCGCGAAGGTAACCACGGCCTGCGTGTCGTGGTAACCACCAAGCCCGACCAGAAAGTCGATCTTGTCGCCGGCGTCCGGCTCCAGACTCGCCAGGAGCGCCAAACCCACCGCATAGGAAATCGCCGCGACGCCGACATCGTGACCCGCCGGCAAGAGATCGCTCTCGGCCAGGAAGACGGCACCGTCGGCAATGGTGCGCGCGTCATCCAGTTGGATCTCCTCCGCGCGCGAGCCCGCGAGATCGGGCACCAGAACCAGAAACCGCGCACGCGCCAGCGACATCGCCAGGTCGATCACACGGATGTCGTCCTTGCCGTCCTCCGTGAAACCCGGCACCAGAACAAGACCGGCGCCGATCGGCTGCAAGGGCTCGTAGATATCGGCCACCAACGACCGGCCGTCGA encodes:
- a CDS encoding NAD(P)-dependent oxidoreductase translates to MPQNALVGFVGLGNMGWPMAGNLCKAGFRLIGMDADAERQAAFAATFGAEIADGPDAFARTDRLITMLPDGRIVADVLVGAGDLLRHLPPNSLIIDMSSGDPSAYDAITPEVDRLGHAMIDAPVSGGTGGAEAGTLTIMTGGGDAAIDRAIPLFEVMGGKIFRTGGLGSGQAMKALNNLASATALMVTIEVLITAQRFGLDPAMVNSILNVSTGRNNSTDKKIAPHVLSRTFDSGFGLSLMAKDLRTAHAIAERTKTPVPLSDLAVQMAQQASQALGPDADHTAVALWIEERVGEALKAS
- a CDS encoding RNA methyltransferase, coding for MAVVAALVLAFGAAACVSKQSWEATRVLQDIDAGGGPSRLKETTPQPRRSLVTYAIDGRSLVADIYEPLQPIGAGLVLVPGFTEDGKDDIRVIDLAMSLARARFLVLVPDLAGSRAEEIQLDDARTIADGAVFLAESDLLPAGHDVGVAAISYAVGLALLASLEPDAGDKIDFLVGLGGYHDTQAVVTFATTGHYRLETRESWSTKDPVPAAKWRLLSSNTELLDDAQDRALLQAIAERRSRAENVPIDDLVAGLGPEGRALLDVMINDDPEAVGDLLQDLPPAIRGQLETLSPSNYDLSHLEGRLILIHGREDTLIPYTQSIALGDAVAGSEVFVIDGFSHIDRSGMGLDGKLQLITALQAVLDRRL